In a single window of the Microbacterium sp. SL75 genome:
- a CDS encoding putative Ig domain-containing protein, with the protein MTSGPITLVVQEAPVFTAAEPPVAAVRTAYSYSFTASGTPTPTYRVEAGDTLPVGLTLDATTGELSGTPAAAGTTTFRVTAENSAGEVTSDPITFIVQEAPTFIDATPPAAVAGAEYSYFFGASGYPEPTYSLEAGDSLPAGLTLYPATGELAGIPTTAGTSTFRLVATNAAGKVTSDLITFTVQDDPAFTAATPPAAVEGSAYSYTFAASGVPAPTFSLATGDALPAGLTLNATTGELSGTPTTAGTSTFRVVATNAAGSDTSDPITFTVQASPVFTADAAPTATVGTAYSYTFTATGTPAPTFSLMTGDALPAGFTLNAKTGELSGTPTTAGSSTFRIVAANAVGTVTSDPITFVVRPAPAPSPSPTPSAVADSSAVSPAAALAVTGMAGVSVAFTLAVILVAAGIVVLFTRRRRRKNNNPTP; encoded by the coding sequence GTGACATCGGGTCCGATCACGCTTGTCGTTCAAGAGGCGCCGGTCTTCACCGCGGCTGAGCCGCCCGTAGCGGCGGTGCGGACGGCGTACTCGTACAGTTTCACGGCGTCCGGCACCCCGACACCGACCTACCGCGTCGAGGCGGGTGACACTCTCCCCGTTGGACTGACGTTGGACGCCACCACGGGCGAGCTCTCGGGTACACCCGCTGCGGCCGGAACGACCACGTTCCGGGTGACCGCGGAGAATTCCGCCGGGGAGGTGACATCGGATCCGATCACCTTCATCGTCCAAGAGGCGCCGACCTTCATCGACGCCACGCCGCCGGCGGCGGTGGCGGGCGCGGAGTATTCGTACTTCTTCGGCGCATCGGGTTACCCCGAGCCGACATACAGCCTGGAGGCGGGAGATTCTCTCCCCGCGGGCCTCACGTTGTATCCCGCGACCGGCGAGCTCGCGGGCATCCCCACGACGGCGGGCACGAGCACGTTCCGACTTGTCGCGACGAACGCTGCAGGCAAGGTGACGTCGGACCTGATCACATTCACCGTGCAGGATGACCCGGCGTTCACGGCGGCGACTCCTCCTGCGGCGGTCGAAGGGTCGGCGTATTCGTACACGTTCGCCGCGTCCGGTGTCCCTGCACCGACCTTCAGCCTGGCGACGGGGGACGCTCTCCCGGCCGGTTTGACGTTGAACGCGACGACCGGTGAGCTTTCGGGCACACCCACCACTGCAGGGACGAGCACGTTCCGGGTGGTCGCAACCAACGCCGCGGGTTCCGACACGTCGGATCCGATCACGTTCACCGTGCAGGCGTCGCCGGTGTTCACCGCGGATGCGGCGCCGACAGCGACGGTGGGGACGGCGTACTCGTACACCTTCACTGCCACGGGCACTCCTGCTCCGACGTTCAGCCTGATGACCGGTGACGCTCTTCCTGCGGGGTTCACCTTGAACGCGAAGACGGGTGAATTGTCCGGCACGCCCACGACCGCGGGCTCGAGCACGTTCCGAATCGTTGCGGCGAACGCTGTGGGGACCGTGACCTCGGATCCGATCACGTTCGTCGTGAGGCCGGCTCCTGCCCCCTCTCCGTCGCCCACGCCCTCGGCGGTAGCAGACAGCTCCGCGGTCTCGCCGGCTGCCGCACTGGCGGTCACCGGCATGGCGGGAGTATCGGTCGCCTTCACCCTCGCGGTGATCCTCGTCGCCGCGGGC
- a CDS encoding methionine ABC transporter permease codes for MNKWDTLTPVLIQSIGETVYMVAVSLLISGVAGLVIGALLYATRPGNLFENRVVFAVANLVINLIRPIPFIIFLTAVAPVTRAVTGTTLGTDAAIVPITIMATVVIARVVEQNLVAVDPGTVEAARAVGARRIGVLFGVVIPEALAPLILGYTFMFIAVVDMSAMAGYIGGGGLGNFAIIYGYQQFNQQATWVTVAIIVVIVQAGQLIGNALAHRILRR; via the coding sequence GTGAACAAGTGGGACACCCTCACCCCGGTGCTGATCCAGTCGATCGGCGAGACCGTCTACATGGTCGCCGTGTCGTTGCTGATCTCTGGCGTCGCGGGCCTGGTCATCGGCGCGCTGCTGTACGCCACGCGGCCGGGCAACCTGTTCGAGAACCGCGTGGTCTTCGCCGTCGCGAACCTCGTGATCAACCTCATCCGCCCGATCCCCTTCATCATCTTCCTCACCGCCGTGGCTCCGGTCACGCGCGCGGTGACGGGGACGACCCTGGGGACGGATGCCGCGATCGTCCCCATCACGATCATGGCCACGGTCGTGATCGCCCGCGTCGTCGAACAGAACCTCGTGGCGGTCGACCCGGGCACCGTCGAGGCGGCTCGGGCCGTGGGTGCGCGCCGCATCGGCGTGCTGTTCGGCGTCGTCATCCCCGAGGCGCTGGCCCCGCTGATCCTCGGCTACACGTTCATGTTCATCGCGGTCGTCGACATGTCGGCCATGGCCGGCTACATCGGCGGCGGCGGCCTCGGAAACTTCGCGATCATCTACGGCTACCAGCAGTTCAACCAGCAGGCGACGTGGGTGACCGTGGCGATCATCGTCGTCATCGTGCAGGCGGGGCAGCTGATCGGCAACGCGCTCGCGCACCGCATCCTGCGTCGCTGA
- a CDS encoding methionine ABC transporter ATP-binding protein: MTAVIELRGVTKSFRTDRRTSTTAVDDVSLTVEEGSIVGVIGYSGAGKSTLVRLLNGLEQPTSGTVEVLGVNVGDATEAKLRDLRRRVGMIFQQFNLFTSRTVAANVAYPLKVAGWKKADRDKRVAELLDFVGIGDKAKQYPRRLSGGQKQRVGIARAIATDPRILLADEATSALDPQTTAEVLDLLREINRRLGITIVVITHQISIVHELCDQVIVMDGGRVVDSGDTYRVFAHPRADLTKRFVAAVTQGVPSGEALAALAAGGGELVSVEVNEFSSEDVSNVFHRHGVRHSVVYGGVTDVLGRQLGTLTYRVHADDLDTVVAELRAHTDVVLPAQEVRS, from the coding sequence ATGACCGCGGTCATCGAGCTGCGGGGCGTCACCAAGAGCTTCCGCACCGATCGCCGCACCTCCACCACCGCCGTCGATGACGTGTCGTTGACGGTGGAGGAGGGGTCGATCGTCGGGGTGATCGGTTACTCCGGTGCCGGCAAGTCGACCCTCGTGCGGCTGCTCAACGGTCTCGAGCAACCCACGTCGGGCACCGTCGAGGTGCTCGGAGTCAACGTGGGCGATGCCACCGAGGCGAAACTGCGCGACCTTCGGCGCCGCGTGGGCATGATCTTCCAGCAGTTCAACCTCTTCACCTCGCGCACCGTCGCGGCCAACGTCGCGTACCCGCTCAAGGTGGCGGGTTGGAAGAAGGCCGACCGTGACAAGCGCGTCGCCGAGTTGCTCGACTTCGTCGGTATCGGCGACAAGGCGAAGCAGTACCCGCGACGCCTGTCGGGCGGGCAGAAGCAGCGCGTCGGCATCGCCCGCGCGATCGCGACCGACCCGCGTATCCTGCTCGCCGACGAGGCGACGAGCGCCCTCGACCCGCAGACCACGGCCGAGGTGCTCGACCTGCTGCGCGAGATCAACCGGCGCCTGGGCATCACGATCGTCGTCATCACGCACCAGATCTCGATCGTGCACGAGCTGTGCGACCAGGTGATCGTGATGGACGGCGGCCGCGTCGTCGACAGCGGCGACACCTACCGCGTGTTCGCGCACCCCCGGGCCGACCTCACCAAGCGCTTCGTCGCGGCGGTGACCCAGGGCGTGCCCTCGGGTGAGGCGCTGGCGGCCCTCGCCGCCGGCGGGGGAGAGCTGGTCAGCGTCGAGGTCAACGAGTTCTCGAGCGAAGACGTCTCGAACGTCTTCCACCGCCACGGTGTGCGCCACTCCGTCGTCTACGGCGGGGTGACCGACGTGCTCGGGCGGCAGCTCGGCACGCTGACGTACCGCGTGCACGCGGACGACCTCGACACCGTCGTGGCCGAACTGCGCGCACACACCGACGTCGTTCTGCCGGCACAGGAGGTGCGCTCGTGA